AGGCCCACCAACTGGAACAGCCACGCGAACAGCCCCGACACCGGGTTCATCAGCAGGTTCTTCCAGATGAGCGCGCTCACCGTGGGCATGATGAAGAAGGGCGAGATGAGCAACATGCGCACCACGCCCTGTCCCGGAAACTTCGCGTCCACCAGCACGCTGATGAGCACGCCCAGCACCACCGTGATGACCAGCACGCTGCCCACCAGTTTGAGTGTGGTGACCAGGCTGTTCAGGAAGCTCGACGAGGAGAGGAAATAGGAGAAGTTCTCCAGGCCCGCGAAGCCCCGGTTCTCGGGGTCGAGCAGGAGGTAGTTCTGCGTCGAGAAATACACCGTGAAGGCCAGCGGGACGATCATCCAGATGAACAGCAGGAGGATCGCGGGTGACGCCGTGAGGCGTCCGGCACGTCGGGATTCACGAGCGGCTTCGCTCATCGAGGTACTCCAAGGGGGGTCAGCGGTGGGGTAGGGGGCGGCGTGGCGCGTGTGTGACTACTTGAAGTAGCCCGCGCGCTTCATCGTGCGCTGCACCGATTCGTTCAGGGTCTTCAGCTCCGCGTCGACCTTGGTGCTGCCCGTGAGGGCGCCGGAGATGCTCTTGCCCACGAGCGTGCCGATGGCCTGGAACTCGGGGATGGTGGCGAACTGGACGCCGGTGTACGGCACGGGCTTGAGCGTGGGCGAGTCGGGGTTGGCCGTCTGGATGGCCTCCTGGGTGACGCGCGCGAAGGGCGTGGCCTTCATGTACTCGGCGTTGGCGTAGGTGGACAGGCGCGTGCCCGGCGGCATCGCGGAGATGCCATGGCGCTTGGCCACGAGGTTGGCGTACTCCTTGGACGTGGCCCACTGGATGAAGTCGAACGCGGCCTGCTGCTGCTTGGAGCTGGTGGGGACCGCCAGCGCCCACGTCCACAGCCAGGAGCTGCCCTTGGGGGTGACCTGGCGCGGCGCCTTGACGAAGCCCACCTTGTCCGGCACCTGGCTCTGCGTCTTGTCGGTGACGAAGGCCCCCGCCACGCTCGCGTCCACCCACATGGCACATTTGCCCGCGTTGAACAGCGTGAGGTTCTCGTTGAATCCGTTGCTGCTCGGCCCCGGCGGGCCGAACTTGCTCAGCAGATCCACGTAGAAGTTCACCGCCTGGCTCCACTCGGGCGTGGTGAGCTGGGGTTGCCACTTCTCGTCGAACCAGCGTCCGCCGTAGGCGTTCACGATGGTGGTGACGAGCGCCATGTTCTCGCCCCAGCCCGCCTTGCCGCGCAGACAGATGCCGTACACGTTCTTGGAGGGATCGTGCAGCTTCTCCGCGAAGCCGCGGATCTCCGTCCAGGTGGGCTCCTCGGGCATCTTCAGGCCCTTGGCCGCGAACAAGTCCGTGCGGTAGTAGGTGATGGAGCCCTCGGAGTAGAAGGGCAGCGCGCGCAGCTTGCCGTCCACGCTCAACTGCTTGCGCACGTTGGGCATGAGATCGTCCACGTCATACGTGGGCGAGAACTTCTCCAGCGGCAGGAGCCAGTTCTTGCGCCCCCACATGGGCGCCTCGTACGCCCCGATGGTGATGATGTCGAACTGCCCGCCCCCGGTGGTGATGTCCGTGGTGAGCCGCTGGCGCAGCGTGTTCTCCTCGAGCACCACCCAGCGCAGCTCCACATCGGGATGCTGCTCCGTATAGGTCTTCGACAGCGCCTGCATGCGGACCATGTCACCGTTGTTGACGGTGCCAATCGTCAGCGTGGTGGCGGCCAGGGCACTGCCAGAACCCAGCAACAATCCGAGCCCAAAAGCGGTGCGGGCAGCGAATGATTTCTTCATGTGGCGACTCCAGGAACAGACGCCACGACACACGCGGAGCGCATGTCGGGACGGTCGGGGGAACTTTGAGGCGAGGTGTCGGACTTCGACACCCTCAGTCCATCAAATCCCCTCAACCTGATCCAAGAGGATTCACCTCGAGCTCGCTTATCTCAGGTGACGAGAGTTCAGCTGATGAGCATTCAGCCCCGATCGCGGCGCACCTGGGCCTTGCGGCCACGCAGCGTGGTCTGACGCAACGCGGCGATGACTTGATCCGCGAGCGACTCGGGGACCTCGACGAGCGAGTACGTGTCGCCAATCTGGATGGCGCCGATGCGCTTGCCTTCCACGCCCGCCTCGCCCGCGATGGCGCCCACGAGATCCGAGGGTCGCACGCCGGCCTGGCGGCCCACGCCGATGAACAGCCGCGCCATGTCGAAGGACGCGTCGGGCGGCGCGCGGCGCTTGGCGCTGCGAGGCGCGTCCGGTCGGGTGCCGGGCCCGGCGGGGCGCTCGCCGGAGCGGGGGCCCCGGGGCGCGCGAGGACCCTTGTCCGACGGCGGGGTCACCAGGGGGATCTCCTCCTCCTCCTCGCTCTGACCATCCACCTGTGCGTCGTGGAGCAGCTTCACCGCGGCGGCCGCCACGTCCACCAGGTCGAACTCGGAGGCGAGGCTCTCCACGACGGAGCGGTAGGAGTCGAGCTCGCCCGCGACGAGCGCCTCGCGCAGGGAGGCGCGCACGAGCTCCAGCCGACGCGCGCGCAGGTCGGCCACGGTGGGCACGGTAGCCAGTTCGATCTTCTGGCCGGTGAGCTTCTCGATGTTGCGCAGCAGCCGGTGCTCGCGGGGCTCGGCGAGGGTGATGGCCACGCCCTCGCGTCCGGCGCGGCCCGTGCGGCCGATGCGGTGCACGTACGCCTCGGGCGCGTTGGGCACGTCGTAGTTGACGACGTGGGACAGCTTCTCGATGTCCAGTCCGCGCGCGGCCACGTCCGTGGCGATGAGCAGCTCCACCGCGTGGCTCTTGAACTGCTTGAGCACGCGGTCGCGCTGCGACTGATCCATGCCGCCGTGGAGCGCCTGGGCGCGCCAGCCCCGGCCGTTGAGCGACACGGTGAGCTCATCCACCTCGGTGCGCGTGCGGCAGAAGACGATGGCGGTGGTGGGAGCCTCCACGTCCAGCACGCGCCCGAGCGTGGCGGCCTTGAAGGGGCGCGGGACGATATAGGCCACCTGGCGCACGCGGGGCCCGGTGCCGGCGGGCAGCTTCTCCTTGGCGATCTTCACGTGCACGGGCGAGTGCAGGTGCCGCTCGGCGATGGAGGCGATGCGCGGGGGCAGGGTGGCCGAGAAGAGCGCCGTCTGCCGCTCCTGGGGGGTGGCATCGAGGATGGCTTCCAGGTCCTCGGCGAAGCCCATGTCGAGCATCTCGTCGGCCTCGTCGAGCACCACGGTGCGCAGCGAGTCGAGCAGGAGCGACTGGCGCTTGAGGTGATCCAACGCGCGTCCGGGCGTGGCGACGACCACGTCCACGCCGCGCTTGAGCACGCGCAGCTGCTGGCCGATGGGCTGGCCGCCGTAGAGCGGCAGCACGCTCACGCCCATCTTCTGACCATAGCGGTGGATGGCCTCGGCCACCTGCATGGCCAGCTCGCGCGTGGGCACGAGCACGAGCGCGGACGTGGAGAAGGGCGCGCGCTGGCCCGGGGTGAGCCGCTGCAGCAGCGGCAGGGAGAAGGCGGCGGTCTTTCCCGTTCCCGTGGCGGCGATGCCCAGCAAGTCCTTGCCAGCGATCAACGGGGGCAGGGCGGCGCGCTGGATGGGCGTGGGCTCCTCGTAGCCGAGTGCGCCGAGCGCCTCCACGAGGGGGGCATCCAGGCCCAGTTGTTCGAAAGTGGGGATGGTATCGGAGGGGGTGTTCACGTTGCGGCCGCTTGTAGCACCGCCTCCGGCTCAGGTCTCTTGGCTCGGAGAAGGGGGCGCGGAGGACTGGTTCAATGTGAGAATGAACCGGGTGCCGCCCTCGGGCCGGTTTTCCACGGAGAGCGTTCCGCCCACCCGGAGCACGTACTCCCGGCAAAGGGCGAGCCCCAGGCCCACACCCCTCGTGGAGTACGGGGGGCTGAAGAAGGGATCGAAGAGCCGGGGCAGCACGTCCTGGGGAATCCCCGGCCCGTCGTCCTCCACCACCACCTGGACGTCGCGGGCGGTCCGCCAGGCCTTCAAGAGGATGCGCGCGGGGCGCTCGGGCTCGGCCTCCTCCAGTGTCTGCGCCGCGTGGAGCAGCAGGTTGAGCAGCACCTGCATCAGGTGCCGCTGTCCCAGCCGGACGTTGGGCAGCTCCTCGGAAAGGTCCAACACCACCTCGCTCCGGGAGTGCAGCCGCGACAGGGCCAGCCGTCGCGCCTCCTCCATGGCCTGGCGGGGCGAGCCCTCCTGCTCGGGGGCGCCCATGGGGTGCGAGTACTGCCTGAGCTCCGTGATGATCCGCTGGATGCGCAGCACGCCCTGGCGCGTCTCGTCCAGCAGCTCGTGCAGCTCCTCCACGTCGGTGGGCCTGTCCGTGCTCGTCAGCGCGTGCTGCAGGTAGTGCAGGTTGGACTTCACGAAGGCCAGGGGGTTGTTCACCTCGTGCGCCACGCCGGCCGCGAGCTGCCCCACCATCATCAGCCGCTCCATGTCCGCGCGTTCGCTCTCGGCGTGGCGCCGCAACCGCTCGCTCTCGGCCAGCCGCTCCAGGGCCTGGAGCCGCTCCTCCTGCGCCAGTTGCTCCGCCTGACGCAGCTTCCGGTAGCTCCTGCCCGCGTAGAGCCCGATGCTACCGATGGCTCCATAGGAGAGCATCTGGGGCAGGAAGCCGCGCGGCGGGATGCCCGCGAAGTGGTTGATGAGCAGGATCGCCCCCATCATCGCCACGAGCGACACCAGCGTCGGCAGCCGGGCGTTGGGGGTGAACATCGACACCAGGAGCGGCACGGACACGAGCGTCACGAGGTAGGGGCTCTCGGTCCCTCCGGTCAGCAGGGTGAGCTGGGTCATGCACACGAGGCACACCAGTCCGGACAGGAGTCCGGGCGTCCCGGACTTCATGTGCCCCGAGCCCACCCCCACGCCCAGCAGGACGAAGCTGGCGATCCAGGAGAGCTGGACGCGCACCGTGGCCTCCACCGCCGTCCAGACGAAGCCGGACAGCGCGCACCGGGCCAGCATGGTCACCAGGATGATCGCCGCGGAGACGAAGAAGACCCGGCTTCTGACCCGGCGGGCGGCGAGCATGGTCTTCATGGGGGATTCATGGGGGGAGGATCAGGTTGCCATGGGGGGGTGTCATACGGCGCGGGCCGGTGGCGGCGCCCGGGGCAAACATCTGGTTTCGGACACTGGCTGAAACACCGCTTGCCGGGAGCGAAGTGCCGCTCGAAGGGGACGCGTGGACTCGGCCCCCATGAATCCTCTCGTCCTGCTCGGATGTGGTGACACGTTGACGCGGCTGGCGCTCGTGGAGGCGCCGCGCGGGCGCCTCGTGCGGGCGGTGACGCGCGACCCCGGCCGCCGGGAGACCCTGGCGCGCGCGGGAGTCGCGCTCGTGTCCCTGGAGGAGGCCGTGGCGTCGGCGGCGGGGGCCGAGGTGGTCATCTCCATTCCTCCCGATGCGGGTCTCGACGCGTTCCTGGCCGAGGCGCTGGCGCGGGCGCGCCCCTCGCGCCTCGTCTATCTCTCCTCCACGGGGGTCTACGGGAGCGCGCGGGGACACGTGGACGAGGACACCCCGGTGCAGCCCGAGGCGCCCAACGCCCGGGGACGGCTCGACGCGGAGGCCGCCTACCGGCCGCTCGGGGGCATCGCCCTGCGCATCGCGGGCATCTATGGTCCCGGCCGGGGCATGCACGAGCGCGTCCTCGCCGGGACGGCCCGCATCCCCGAGGGTGGGGGGGGCCGCATCTCGCGGGTGCATGTGGAGGACATGGTGGAGGCCCTGCGCGTGGTGTTGGCGCGGGGCACTCCCGGCGCGACGTATTGCGTGGCGGATGACCGGCCCGCCTCCCAGGCGGAAACCCTGGGCTGGCTGTGCGCGCGGCTGGGCGTGCCTCCACCCCCCACGGTGCCCCTGGCCTCGCTGCACCCCTCGCTCCGAGGAGATCGGGCCATCTCCAATGCCAGGCTCAAGGTCCTCGGCTGGCGGCCGCGCTACCCGGACTTCGTCGCGGGCTTCTCGGCGCTGCTGGCGGACCGCGGCGGCTGAGGTCCAGCGACTTCTTTCAGCGTTCAGCCGTTCAGCCGTTCAGCACAGAAGGTGCTCTTTCCGCTGGATGAAGGTCAGGTCCAGGATGACGGCGTCTGGATTCACCGAAACGTTACGACCGCGTACGGACCGGGTTCTCTTCCGGGGCTCGATGCTGTCAGGCTACGGGCTTCGTTTGTTTCAGACCGTTGCCGGATGCGCGGGCGGGGGAACGCGAAGCCGGCCAGAAGGGGCCACATGTCCACTTTGCTAGCGGCGTTCAACGAGGGTGTCAGCCATTCGATCGCCGGCCGCCACGAGGCCGCTCTTCAGGTATTCAATCGAGTGTTGGCCCAGGATCCCCACCACGTGCTGGCGCTCAGCGCCAAGGGCTCCGTGCTCACCAGTCTGGGCCGGCCGCGCGAGGCGCTCAAATGCTTCGAGCGCGCCATCGATCTGGATCCCGAGACGGCCGAGCACTACCGCAACGCGGCGCTCTGCCAGCTCGAGCTGGACGAGCCCGAGCAGGCCCGTTCCCTGCTGGAGCAGGCCCAGGAGCTCAACCCCGAGGAGGGTTGGCGTGCGGGGATGGCGGTGGAGATCACCCAGCTGGGCGAGGCGCTGCTGAAGGAGTCGGGCAAGCAGCGCACGCGGGGCATCGGGTTGACGGGCAAGGCGCGCTACCGGCACGCGCGCCACGTGCTGGAGGTGGCGCTGGAGCTGTACCCGGGTGGGACGGACGCGGCGCGCGCGCTGGCCGAGGTCTGGGCGCACCTCGGGGACACCGAGAAGCGTGACCACTACAACCAGCTCGCGGTCCGGTTGATGCGTCCCATCGCGGGCTGAGGGCACGTCCCCCGTCCGGAGCTTCGGAACGGGGGTCCCCGGCGGAGAAAAAAATCGGGGAGAAAATCAGCGGTATGCCGCCCGGGCGGCTCCCGCGTCCTCCAGTGTGGAAACCGAGTCGCGAGGTCCCACCGTGAAGGACACAGCCGTCATCCAGGAGACGCCGGGAGGAGAGAGGGGGCTCGCCCTCGACTTCGACGCGCTCGTCCTGGGTGAACAGGCCGCGCTCCTGAGGTTGGCCCGCCGGCTCGTCTGGGAGGGCGAGGAGGCGAGGGACCTGGTGCAGTCCGCCCTGGCCGACGCCTACGAGAAACGTCACTCCTTGAGGGATCCCCGGGCGGGACCGGCCTGGCTGCGGCGCATCCTCGTCTCGCGCGCGATGGGCCACCTGCGCCGGCGGCGGGTCTGGCACGTGCTGCGTGAGGCCTTGGACCTGGGTCCCTCCGCCCCACCTTCCCCCGAGGAGTCCTTCACGGGCGCCGAGCGCTGGCACGCGTTCGGCCGGGCCTTGCGCACGCTCCCGGCCCAGCAGGCCACGGCCTTCTCCCTGCGCTACCTCGAGGGGCTCGACCTCGATGCCATCGCCGACGCCATGAACATCACCCGCGGCACGGTCCGCATCCACCTCTACCGGGCGCTCCAGAAGCTCAAGGCCGCGGACGCGCTGCGAGGAGACACCCCATGAGCTGCCAGGACTTCGCCGCGGCCCTCGTGGACGAGCAACTGCCCCGGCCTCCGGGGCTCCAGGCCCACCTGGAGCACTGCGAGGACTGCCGCGCGCTCGCCCGCTTCCATTCCTCCGCGGGGCGGCTGCGGCTTCCCGAGCCGCCCCTTCCTCCCGCCTTCACGCCCGAGGCCATCCGCGGGGAGGTGCGTCGCCGCCAGTACCGCCGTCGATGGGTGGCCGGCGCGGGGGCCTCCTGCGCCGCGGCGCTCCTGGCCTTCGTCCTCTCGGCGCGAGACGAGGCTCCGGAGTACGTGCCTCAGCCAGGCGTGCCGCTCGAGGGCGTCCTGAGCGTCGAGCCCCTCGCGAGCACCGGGGAGCGTCCCCCGGACACCCGGGTCCAGGGGGACTTCGAGCTGGAGGCCCTGGTGCGAGAGGTGGACGGCTACACGCGCACCCGTCCGGCCGTCGAGGACAGGGCGTACGCCACCTTCGGCCTGCTCGCCACCTGGGTGCGTCCGC
Above is a window of Cystobacter fuscus DNA encoding:
- a CDS encoding ABC transporter substrate-binding protein, translated to MKKSFAARTAFGLGLLLGSGSALAATTLTIGTVNNGDMVRMQALSKTYTEQHPDVELRWVVLEENTLRQRLTTDITTGGGQFDIITIGAYEAPMWGRKNWLLPLEKFSPTYDVDDLMPNVRKQLSVDGKLRALPFYSEGSITYYRTDLFAAKGLKMPEEPTWTEIRGFAEKLHDPSKNVYGICLRGKAGWGENMALVTTIVNAYGGRWFDEKWQPQLTTPEWSQAVNFYVDLLSKFGPPGPSSNGFNENLTLFNAGKCAMWVDASVAGAFVTDKTQSQVPDKVGFVKAPRQVTPKGSSWLWTWALAVPTSSKQQQAAFDFIQWATSKEYANLVAKRHGISAMPPGTRLSTYANAEYMKATPFARVTQEAIQTANPDSPTLKPVPYTGVQFATIPEFQAIGTLVGKSISGALTGSTKVDAELKTLNESVQRTMKRAGYFK
- a CDS encoding DEAD/DEAH box helicase; the encoded protein is MNTPSDTIPTFEQLGLDAPLVEALGALGYEEPTPIQRAALPPLIAGKDLLGIAATGTGKTAAFSLPLLQRLTPGQRAPFSTSALVLVPTRELAMQVAEAIHRYGQKMGVSVLPLYGGQPIGQQLRVLKRGVDVVVATPGRALDHLKRQSLLLDSLRTVVLDEADEMLDMGFAEDLEAILDATPQERQTALFSATLPPRIASIAERHLHSPVHVKIAKEKLPAGTGPRVRQVAYIVPRPFKAATLGRVLDVEAPTTAIVFCRTRTEVDELTVSLNGRGWRAQALHGGMDQSQRDRVLKQFKSHAVELLIATDVAARGLDIEKLSHVVNYDVPNAPEAYVHRIGRTGRAGREGVAITLAEPREHRLLRNIEKLTGQKIELATVPTVADLRARRLELVRASLREALVAGELDSYRSVVESLASEFDLVDVAAAAVKLLHDAQVDGQSEEEEEIPLVTPPSDKGPRAPRGPRSGERPAGPGTRPDAPRSAKRRAPPDASFDMARLFIGVGRQAGVRPSDLVGAIAGEAGVEGKRIGAIQIGDTYSLVEVPESLADQVIAALRQTTLRGRKAQVRRDRG
- a CDS encoding sensor histidine kinase, which produces MKTMLAARRVRSRVFFVSAAIILVTMLARCALSGFVWTAVEATVRVQLSWIASFVLLGVGVGSGHMKSGTPGLLSGLVCLVCMTQLTLLTGGTESPYLVTLVSVPLLVSMFTPNARLPTLVSLVAMMGAILLINHFAGIPPRGFLPQMLSYGAIGSIGLYAGRSYRKLRQAEQLAQEERLQALERLAESERLRRHAESERADMERLMMVGQLAAGVAHEVNNPLAFVKSNLHYLQHALTSTDRPTDVEELHELLDETRQGVLRIQRIITELRQYSHPMGAPEQEGSPRQAMEEARRLALSRLHSRSEVVLDLSEELPNVRLGQRHLMQVLLNLLLHAAQTLEEAEPERPARILLKAWRTARDVQVVVEDDGPGIPQDVLPRLFDPFFSPPYSTRGVGLGLALCREYVLRVGGTLSVENRPEGGTRFILTLNQSSAPPSPSQET
- a CDS encoding NAD-dependent epimerase/dehydratase family protein, whose amino-acid sequence is MNPLVLLGCGDTLTRLALVEAPRGRLVRAVTRDPGRRETLARAGVALVSLEEAVASAAGAEVVISIPPDAGLDAFLAEALARARPSRLVYLSSTGVYGSARGHVDEDTPVQPEAPNARGRLDAEAAYRPLGGIALRIAGIYGPGRGMHERVLAGTARIPEGGGGRISRVHVEDMVEALRVVLARGTPGATYCVADDRPASQAETLGWLCARLGVPPPPTVPLASLHPSLRGDRAISNARLKVLGWRPRYPDFVAGFSALLADRGG
- a CDS encoding tetratricopeptide repeat protein; amino-acid sequence: MSTLLAAFNEGVSHSIAGRHEAALQVFNRVLAQDPHHVLALSAKGSVLTSLGRPREALKCFERAIDLDPETAEHYRNAALCQLELDEPEQARSLLEQAQELNPEEGWRAGMAVEITQLGEALLKESGKQRTRGIGLTGKARYRHARHVLEVALELYPGGTDAARALAEVWAHLGDTEKRDHYNQLAVRLMRPIAG
- a CDS encoding RNA polymerase sigma factor is translated as MKDTAVIQETPGGERGLALDFDALVLGEQAALLRLARRLVWEGEEARDLVQSALADAYEKRHSLRDPRAGPAWLRRILVSRAMGHLRRRRVWHVLREALDLGPSAPPSPEESFTGAERWHAFGRALRTLPAQQATAFSLRYLEGLDLDAIADAMNITRGTVRIHLYRALQKLKAADALRGDTP